In Eubalaena glacialis isolate mEubGla1 chromosome 4, mEubGla1.1.hap2.+ XY, whole genome shotgun sequence, one DNA window encodes the following:
- the LOC133091043 gene encoding zinc finger protein 300-like, which produces MMKSQGLVSFKDVAVDFTQEEWQQLDPAQKTLYRDVMLENYSHLVSMGHPVSKPDVISKLEQGEDPWIIKRDIPNWIYPYEDQADGRQGK; this is translated from the exons ATGATGAAGTCCCAG GGGTTAGTATCATTCAAGGATGTGGCTGTGGATTTCACCCAGGAGGAGTGGCAGCAACTGGACCCTGCTCAGAAGACcctgtacagggatgtgatgctggagaactaCAGCCACCTGGTCTCAATGG GGCATCCAGTTTCCAAACCAGATGTCATCTCCAAGTTGGAACAAGGAGAAGATCCATGGATCATAAAGAGAGACATACCAAATTGGATCTATCCATATGAAGATCAGGCAGATGGGCGACAAGGGAAGTGa